CGCGGCATTCATCGCCGTCAGCGTCACCGTCGGCGCGCCGCCTCTCCTGGTCGCCATCGTCTTCGGTATCTTCGCCGATGTACCGATTTCGCTCACGCATTACGGCAACGGCTGCGCCCCGATTTACTTCGGCGGCGAGTATGTATCGCAGGGCGAATGGTGGAGAAACGGCTTCATCATAACGACGATCACGACGGTGGTCTACCTGACGATCGGCGCCGCCTGGTGGAAGGTTCTCGGACTCTGGTAAATTTTACGAAAATCCGATTTTCGTAAGCACGAATAAACGGAAAAGGAAGCCCGTGCAGGAGGGCTTCCTTTTTTCATGTCTGTCGCAAGCGAAGCCGGAGCGCGCTTTATCGCTTTGTCTTTATTTGTATGCGGCTGCTTTCTTTCCGCAGAATTTTAGAGGAAGATTAGAAAACGCCTTCCGCATAGGCAGGAAAATCCATGGAGCGTGGAGAAATGTATTTCAAAAAATACATGAATGGAGAAACCGAATCCATTTTGCGAAGCTTTTCCTGACCGAGGCACGGACGTTCATGAAAGCGTCGCAAGCCGCAGGCGGCGTTACCCTGCAGGGAGGTGACACGAGAAAGGGTATCGTCTTTCCACATCGTTTTACTTGCGAAAGGAAGTCATCAATATGAGGCAAAAGATTTTAACGGTATGCTTTCTCGCGCTTGCCCTTGTCCTTGTAGGCATGGCATCTCCTAACAAGGCGGAGGCGCGGCACTATTACGTAGGGACGTACAGCGACGGGACGAATGCCTATCTCGTTACCGAGTCCATCGTCATCTCCAGTTATCACCCGTACACCTTTACCTGCACGGTTGTTTATGAAAACACGTATCTCTATTATTCCTTCTTCCCGTCGAACGGCAGCCCGTACTATAGAAATTCCGAAGGCTATGAGGGCTATGTATTCGGCGGCGCATCCCCTGTAGCGGCGAATATTTATCGGTTTGTCGTCCAAAACTACTGAGTGAAGAGCTGCCGGACTCATGTTCGTCATCCGGCAGCTTTTTTATCGAATGATCGCGAAGGGGGTATCCCGTGATTAGATTATCAGCGATTCTTAAGGCCTTGCCGATATTGCTGCTTCTGTCGGCGAGCCTTCCAATGACTGCGTGTCATTCGGAGACCGGGGAGCTTCGTGCCGTCACAATGGAAGAAGGCACGGCCGGCGGGATGACGTCCCCTGTAAGGAGCGATGCAGCGCGCTCGAACGATGCCCTGGCAAAGCAGATTGAAGCGCTTTCCAATGCCGACAGCACGCATTATGCCGTCTACGTCAGCTATCCTCTGCAGCATCGGCAGCCGTATATCTACCAATCCTCCTCGATGCGTTCGGCAAGCATGATCAAGGTGTTCATCCTCGGGGCCGCGATGGAGCGTGTGCGCGACGGCTCTCTCTCCCTTTCCGACCGCCTTGTGCTGCGCGGTGCGGATAAAGTCGGCGGAGCCGGCGTGCTGACGGGGTACGCGAGCGGTACGGAGCTGTCGCTCGACACCATACTCCGTCTCATGATTACGGAAAGTGACAACACGGCGACGAATATGGTGATCGATCTCCTCGGTATGGACGCCGTCAATGCCTATATCCGTGAACA
This portion of the Selenomonas sp. TAMA-11512 genome encodes:
- a CDS encoding serine hydrolase gives rise to the protein MIRLSAILKALPILLLLSASLPMTACHSETGELRAVTMEEGTAGGMTSPVRSDAARSNDALAKQIEALSNADSTHYAVYVSYPLQHRQPYIYQSSSMRSASMIKVFILGAAMERVRDGSLSLSDRLVLRGADKVGGAGVLTGYASGTELSLDTILRLMITESDNTATNMVIDLLGMDAVNAYIREHGYSDTILQRKMMDSAAVAAGRENYTSVRDLGSFFLRLYNRCCVTPELDDVMLSYLAGQTDTKCFPAVLPGVMIAHKTGELGGLYDDGGIVYYGEKPFIFVGMTENYSSRGKAIRTLQQMFLAAVHN